One Methanocellales archaeon DNA segment encodes these proteins:
- a CDS encoding ribosome assembly factor SBDS, which yields MVTLDEAVVARYKTHGLHFEILVDPEAALALKRGEDVNIEKILAVEDIFEDASAGDRVADDKLMTVFGTTEVYAISKEIISHGEIQLTSEQRRRMQENKRKRVIDIITRNAFNPQTRAPHPPSRIEKAMEEAGIHIDPFKSDDEMVNEVMKKIRPIIPIRFDEVNIAVKIPAEYAGKSYGAVQGFGQLVKEEWQSDGSWVAIIKIPAGIQGEFYDLVNNLTKGNAETKLMRQA from the coding sequence ATGGTCACCCTTGATGAAGCCGTAGTTGCTAGATATAAAACTCATGGATTACATTTCGAAATTTTAGTCGATCCAGAGGCAGCATTGGCGTTGAAAAGAGGCGAAGACGTGAATATCGAGAAAATATTGGCTGTAGAAGATATATTTGAGGATGCATCAGCTGGGGATCGAGTTGCAGATGATAAGCTTATGACAGTCTTCGGGACGACCGAGGTGTACGCGATCTCCAAGGAGATAATATCTCATGGGGAGATCCAGCTCACATCTGAGCAAAGGAGAAGGATGCAAGAAAATAAACGCAAGCGGGTGATAGATATAATAACGAGGAACGCATTTAACCCGCAAACGCGCGCTCCGCATCCCCCCTCCAGAATAGAAAAAGCTATGGAGGAGGCAGGCATCCATATCGATCCCTTCAAGAGCGACGATGAAATGGTCAACGAGGTTATGAAAAAAATCAGGCCGATAATACCCATTCGTTTCGATGAGGTGAATATAGCGGTCAAGATTCCTGCTGAATATGCTGGCAAATCCTATGGTGCAGTCCAGGGCTTTGGACAATTGGTGAAGGAAGAATGGCAAAGTGACGGGTCGTGGGTAGCTATAATAAAAATTCCCGCCGGCATACAGGGTGAGTTCTACGACTTGGTGAACAATCTCACAAAGGGTAATGCCGAGACCAAATTGATGAGGCAAGCATGA
- a CDS encoding 50S ribosomal protein L37ae: MTRAGKKGKKTRSAGRFGPRYGRKVRKMVADIEDIMHSAHECPQCGRKSVSRVSTGIWSCSKCKKTFAGGTYAPQTPMGKSINRSLAKVEEEA, encoded by the coding sequence ATGACCAGAGCCGGGAAGAAGGGAAAAAAGACTAGATCTGCAGGGCGTTTTGGGCCTCGATATGGGCGAAAAGTTAGGAAAATGGTAGCAGATATTGAGGATATCATGCATTCCGCGCATGAATGTCCACAATGCGGTAGAAAATCCGTATCTCGGGTTAGCACTGGCATTTGGTCTTGTTCGAAATGCAAAAAAACATTTGCTGGAGGCACCTATGCTCCTCAAACGCCTATGGGGAAATCCATAAACAGGTCCCTGGCAAAAGTTGAAGAAGAGGCGTAA
- the rrp41 gene encoding exosome complex exonuclease Rrp41, which yields MSDKPNKLIENGKRLDGRKVDELRPIRMEVGVLKRADGSCYMELGGNKVIAAVYGPRAVHPRHLQEATQVILRYRYDMASFSVKERKRPGPDRRSIEISKVSREALAPVILKEYFPRSVIDIFVEILQADAGTRTAGINASSVALADAGIPMRGIVSSCAVGKVDGEIVLDLTGAEDNYGEADMPIAMTQDGKVTLLQMDGHLTKEEFTRAIELAKKGCKEIYEVQRSALISKYEGVNNV from the coding sequence ATGAGTGATAAGCCCAACAAACTTATAGAAAACGGAAAAAGGCTCGATGGAAGAAAGGTAGACGAGCTTAGGCCTATCAGGATGGAGGTAGGCGTTCTAAAGCGAGCGGATGGCTCTTGTTATATGGAACTTGGCGGAAATAAGGTAATTGCCGCAGTATATGGACCTAGGGCAGTTCATCCACGCCATCTTCAGGAAGCCACTCAGGTGATCCTTCGCTATCGATACGATATGGCATCTTTCTCTGTGAAAGAGAGGAAAAGGCCTGGACCAGACAGAAGGTCGATAGAAATATCTAAGGTGAGCAGAGAAGCCCTAGCACCTGTAATCCTAAAAGAATATTTCCCTAGGTCAGTCATAGACATCTTTGTGGAAATACTGCAAGCGGATGCAGGTACGCGGACAGCTGGAATCAATGCCTCATCAGTTGCATTGGCAGATGCGGGCATTCCCATGCGAGGTATCGTATCTTCATGCGCTGTCGGGAAAGTGGACGGAGAGATCGTTCTAGATTTGACAGGTGCAGAGGACAATTATGGGGAAGCAGATATGCCGATTGCGATGACACAGGACGGTAAGGTCACTCTATTGCAAATGGATGGTCACTTGACCAAAGAAGAATTTACAAGGGCAATTGAGCTGGCTAAAAAAGGCTGCAAAGAGATATATGAAGTGCAGCGAAGTGCACTGATCTCAAAATACGAAGGTGTTAATAATGTCTGA
- a CDS encoding 2-isopropylmalate synthase, with the protein MMHMHKHIQIFDTTLRDGEQTPGVSLKTEDKLLIARQLDKLGVDIIEAGFPISSKGEKKSVESVVSAGLHAKICGLARVNKPDIDACLDCNVDIVHTFIPTSDIQIQYTIEKSKEEVLQLAVEAVEYIKEHGVECLFSAMDATRTNTDYLLRVYKEVEKAGADTINVPDTVGITYPSAMKELIEKVYNTVKVPIDVHCHNDFGLAVANSLAAVEAGARQVQTSVNSLGERAGNADLAETVMSLHSIYKLRTNIQTKYLVETSRLVERLSGIQVPPNTPIVGDNAFSHESGIHTHGVLMRADTFEPGVMTPEMVGHVRRIVAGKHAGKHAVKQMLTSAGLNPTDGQLAEIMQRIKDLGDKGKRVTDADLYTIAEVIMGEVAKGEQAIVLEEVSVMTGNKITPTASIKAVVNGKPKIGAQTGVGPVDAALCAVQTILGEDASIKLRDFRIEAITGGSDALAEVIIGVEDKKGNIVTARAAREDIVMASVEALVSAINRLMIKKG; encoded by the coding sequence ATGATGCACATGCACAAACACATCCAGATCTTTGACACTACACTTAGGGATGGAGAGCAAACGCCAGGAGTTTCATTAAAAACCGAGGATAAACTCCTCATAGCTCGCCAACTAGACAAATTAGGCGTTGACATAATAGAGGCGGGGTTTCCCATTTCATCAAAGGGTGAAAAGAAGTCTGTGGAGAGTGTCGTAAGTGCTGGATTGCATGCCAAGATATGCGGATTAGCGAGGGTAAATAAACCCGATATCGATGCATGCCTTGATTGCAATGTGGACATAGTACACACCTTCATCCCAACCTCTGATATTCAGATTCAGTATACGATAGAGAAAAGCAAAGAAGAAGTATTGCAACTGGCCGTAGAGGCGGTAGAATACATCAAAGAGCATGGGGTAGAGTGTCTTTTCTCGGCGATGGATGCCACTCGAACGAACACTGACTACTTGCTCAGGGTCTACAAAGAAGTCGAAAAGGCGGGAGCTGATACTATCAACGTTCCAGATACCGTTGGCATAACATATCCTTCAGCCATGAAAGAGTTGATCGAAAAGGTCTATAACACCGTGAAAGTTCCCATCGATGTACATTGTCATAACGATTTCGGGCTGGCTGTAGCGAATTCCCTAGCGGCGGTAGAGGCGGGTGCTCGTCAGGTACAGACATCCGTAAACAGTCTGGGAGAGAGAGCAGGAAATGCAGACCTTGCTGAGACTGTAATGAGCTTGCACTCGATTTATAAATTGAGAACGAACATTCAAACGAAATACTTGGTGGAAACATCACGATTGGTAGAAAGGCTGTCGGGAATTCAAGTTCCTCCAAATACGCCCATCGTTGGGGATAATGCATTTTCCCATGAATCTGGGATACATACACATGGCGTTTTGATGAGAGCCGATACCTTTGAGCCAGGTGTTATGACGCCCGAGATGGTTGGACATGTGCGCCGAATAGTGGCAGGCAAACACGCTGGCAAACATGCCGTAAAACAAATGCTAACCAGTGCGGGGCTAAATCCGACAGATGGCCAACTAGCAGAGATAATGCAACGAATTAAGGACCTCGGCGACAAAGGAAAGAGGGTGACAGATGCGGACCTGTATACCATTGCGGAGGTAATCATGGGTGAGGTCGCAAAAGGAGAGCAGGCAATAGTGTTAGAAGAGGTCTCGGTCATGACAGGAAACAAGATCACACCAACGGCATCCATAAAAGCAGTCGTTAATGGGAAACCAAAGATTGGCGCCCAAACTGGAGTCGGACCGGTAGATGCCGCTCTTTGCGCGGTGCAGACGATCTTGGGTGAGGATGCAAGCATAAAGCTGCGAGACTTTAGGATAGAGGCAATAACCGGCGGATCTGATGCACTGGCAGAGGTGATCATCGGAGTGGAGGATAAAAAAGGCAATATTGTGACCGCAAGAGCCGCCAGAGAAGATATCGTAATGGCTTCGGTTGAGGCATTGGTAAGCGCCATAAATAGGCTGATGATAAAGAAAGGATGA
- a CDS encoding prefoldin subunit beta, translating into MSTELPPQVQHQLAQLQQAQQQAQAMFGQKTQVEMMLRDTERALEELEKLDDKAAIYKIVGELLIKSEKSATQVELAEKKETLDLRLKTLERQEKRIQKRLQELQEQLLPLLRKEGEKRAG; encoded by the coding sequence ATGAGTACTGAATTACCTCCACAGGTCCAACATCAATTGGCACAATTGCAACAAGCACAGCAGCAAGCTCAGGCTATGTTTGGGCAGAAAACCCAGGTAGAGATGATGCTTCGCGATACAGAGCGGGCGTTAGAGGAGCTGGAGAAGTTGGACGACAAGGCAGCGATCTATAAAATCGTCGGCGAACTGCTCATTAAATCGGAAAAAAGTGCAACTCAAGTGGAGTTGGCAGAGAAAAAAGAGACCCTTGATCTAAGGCTAAAAACTCTGGAAAGACAAGAGAAGCGAATTCAAAAGAGACTTCAAGAACTACAGGAGCAGCTGCTACCCTTGTTGCGCAAAGAAGGCGAGAAGAGGGCAGGTTGA
- a CDS encoding KEOPS complex subunit Pcc1 yields the protein MTTYSEFEIELREHADIIYNSLLPELRNIPSQRSNISLALEGDTIKLRAEAEDIVSLRALLNTWLRFIKVAYDMVVIK from the coding sequence ATGACGACATATAGCGAGTTCGAGATTGAATTAAGGGAACATGCAGACATCATCTATAACTCGCTGCTTCCTGAGCTAAGAAATATACCTTCGCAGAGATCCAATATCAGTTTGGCTCTTGAGGGAGATACGATCAAGCTTCGGGCAGAAGCAGAAGATATAGTCTCTCTTAGAGCTTTACTGAATACATGGTTAAGGTTTATTAAGGTCGCATATGATATGGTTGTGATAAAATGA
- a CDS encoding universal stress protein: MVVGLNTSGLEEMKKILIAYDGSEDSKRALDWAVELAKCTESSITILTVVPSAMRMFAFADIVTPGTFKSQALNMVQEAAKRIQGIPVTCILREGDIADEILRTSEDLGCDLIVMGRRGLGKIDRFLLGSVAEKVVKHSSKTVLMVR; the protein is encoded by the coding sequence ATGGTCGTTGGCCTAAATACATCGGGGCTGGAGGAGATGAAAAAAATTTTAATCGCATATGACGGATCTGAGGATTCGAAGAGGGCCCTTGATTGGGCAGTGGAATTGGCAAAATGTACCGAGTCCAGCATCACCATTCTGACGGTAGTGCCCTCTGCTATGAGAATGTTTGCTTTTGCTGATATAGTCACCCCAGGTACTTTTAAGAGTCAAGCGCTAAACATGGTGCAGGAGGCAGCGAAGCGCATTCAAGGCATTCCAGTCACATGCATTCTACGAGAGGGCGACATAGCGGACGAAATTCTGAGGACATCTGAAGATTTAGGATGCGACTTAATCGTTATGGGTCGCAGGGGACTTGGCAAAATAGACCGATTCTTGCTGGGTAGTGTCGCCGAAAAGGTTGTCAAGCACTCCTCAAAAACGGTCTTAATGGTGAGGTGA
- the psmA gene encoding archaeal proteasome endopeptidase complex subunit alpha, translating to MMGPVQMAYDRAITVFSPDGRLFQVEYAREAVKRGTTAVGIKAKDGVVLLVDKRITSRLLEPPSVEKIFQIDDHIGAAASGLVADARILIDRGRVEAQINRVVYNESIGVETLAKKICDHMQSYTQFGGVRPYGTAMLIAGINGDSISLFETDPSGTLLEYKATGIGDGRNTAIEVFEEQYKDDLDLDEAILLGLEALYKATEGKIDAQTVEVGIIESEIRLFKKLAPEEVKVYVQQILDRHVSKK from the coding sequence ATGATGGGGCCAGTACAAATGGCTTATGATAGGGCTATAACGGTTTTCAGTCCGGATGGGCGATTGTTCCAAGTGGAATATGCAAGGGAAGCTGTGAAAAGAGGAACAACTGCGGTCGGTATAAAGGCAAAAGACGGAGTTGTCCTCCTAGTGGATAAAAGAATTACCAGCAGGCTGCTTGAGCCGCCATCTGTAGAGAAGATATTTCAGATAGATGATCACATAGGTGCGGCTGCATCTGGTCTGGTGGCAGACGCCAGGATACTGATCGACAGAGGGCGTGTAGAGGCTCAGATAAACCGGGTGGTTTATAATGAGTCCATTGGTGTGGAGACTCTGGCCAAGAAGATTTGTGACCATATGCAATCTTACACTCAGTTTGGTGGCGTCAGACCATATGGAACCGCAATGCTCATAGCGGGCATCAATGGCGATTCCATCTCCCTTTTCGAGACGGATCCATCTGGCACATTACTGGAGTACAAGGCGACTGGTATAGGGGATGGGAGGAACACTGCCATAGAGGTTTTCGAGGAGCAATATAAGGACGATCTTGACCTTGATGAGGCCATACTACTAGGGCTTGAAGCCTTATACAAGGCGACAGAAGGAAAAATCGATGCGCAGACGGTAGAAGTCGGTATCATCGAATCCGAGATTAGGCTGTTCAAAAAATTGGCGCCAGAAGAGGTTAAGGTTTACGTCCAGCAAATTCTCGACCGTCACGTTTCTAAAAAATAG
- a CDS encoding DEAD/DEAH box helicase has protein sequence MTAFDPLDTRIKEALRERDFLVPTEPQEKAIPIVLRGKNVLLIAPTGSGKTESAVLPIFHHLLRRDKKGISALYITPLRALNRDMLKRMEWWSTKFGIDIAVRHGDTLDHERRRQATNPPDMLITTPETLQAMLTGKRLRENLADVSYVVVDEVHEIASSPRGAQLAIGLERLVEVAGEFQRIGLSATVGSPEEIAKFLVGADRDVEIVEVSISKLLDFKVIIPSASPEDIKKAKRMMTDPEIVAHLSCMSDLIEKHKSTLIFVNTRQSAEALGSRFRMLGSNIGVHHSSLSKEMRVEAEDAFKRGDLKALICTSSMELGIDIGKVDQVIQYASPKQVTRLLQRVGRSGHKVGETSKGTIIATNPDDIAEAWAIVRRAYEDEIESIELHDAGDTLANQICGMALQFGHVSLEKIFSIIRRSYPFRKITHELLLQIIQQLKEQRIIWFDENTLGQNRRTRQYFYENLSMIPDKKNYDIYDVIGGRFIGTLDEAFVVNFASPGATFITKGDMWRVVEMAEDQIKVEPVEDPSGEIPSWIGEEIPVPYEVAQEVGRIRARVASMLEKKEDAAEELMKTYPTDASTAKKLIKLVQEQTEGNYPIPTDSCAVIECENRTIIINACFGHKVNETLGRVIVSLLTARFGSSVAMEIDPYRIELELPRKLSAGQIKELILDIKPEYIEPIIEMTLKSTALFKWKMVHVARKFGVFSRDTDYRFVDDKLLDVFTDTPLYDATMREIFLDKLNIPKTEGVLEKMLSGEIELVTSGVSPIGLAGRESSKELIAPEKADGSILLALKERIMNDRIILFCVNCKKWLSQRKVKQVPERPECPLCNSRMIAALKPWEKEEIKITKRPDKLRSEEDKKRVQRVYGNANLVLSHGKTAVIALASRGLGPKSASRVIRRLRDEEDFYREILMAEREYTKTKRFWHD, from the coding sequence ATGACAGCATTTGACCCTCTGGATACAAGGATTAAAGAAGCACTCAGAGAGAGAGATTTTTTAGTGCCCACTGAACCGCAGGAGAAAGCCATCCCCATAGTGTTAAGAGGTAAAAACGTCCTTCTCATCGCACCCACGGGCTCTGGTAAGACTGAGTCTGCCGTGCTACCAATTTTTCATCATCTTCTCCGGAGAGATAAAAAAGGAATTTCCGCATTATACATCACTCCGCTCAGAGCATTGAACAGGGACATGCTCAAGAGAATGGAATGGTGGAGCACTAAGTTCGGCATTGATATTGCCGTTAGGCACGGAGACACCCTAGACCATGAAAGAAGGAGACAAGCGACGAATCCCCCGGACATGCTGATCACAACACCAGAGACATTACAAGCGATGCTAACAGGAAAAAGACTGCGTGAAAACCTAGCGGATGTTTCTTATGTAGTCGTGGATGAAGTTCATGAAATAGCCAGCTCCCCACGGGGTGCTCAACTCGCAATCGGATTGGAGCGACTAGTTGAAGTTGCAGGAGAATTTCAGAGAATAGGACTGTCTGCAACTGTTGGCTCGCCGGAGGAGATTGCAAAATTCTTGGTAGGGGCGGATAGGGATGTAGAAATCGTTGAGGTGTCCATATCAAAATTGCTCGACTTCAAAGTCATCATCCCAAGTGCATCGCCCGAGGACATAAAAAAGGCGAAAAGAATGATGACTGACCCAGAGATAGTGGCCCATCTAAGCTGCATGAGCGACCTTATCGAGAAACATAAATCCACGTTAATCTTCGTGAACACGCGTCAGTCTGCAGAAGCACTTGGATCAAGATTTCGTATGCTTGGTTCCAACATAGGCGTGCACCATAGCTCTCTATCAAAAGAGATGAGAGTTGAGGCAGAGGATGCATTTAAGCGGGGTGACCTGAAAGCGTTGATATGCACGTCTTCGATGGAGCTGGGCATCGACATAGGCAAGGTAGATCAGGTGATACAATATGCATCACCAAAGCAGGTGACTCGCTTATTGCAAAGAGTGGGCAGATCGGGACATAAGGTGGGTGAGACCTCAAAGGGAACGATCATAGCCACCAACCCAGATGACATTGCAGAAGCATGGGCCATAGTACGCAGAGCTTATGAAGATGAAATCGAATCGATAGAACTACACGATGCAGGCGATACGCTCGCAAACCAGATTTGCGGAATGGCTCTTCAATTTGGGCATGTCTCCCTTGAAAAAATTTTCTCCATAATACGTAGGTCCTATCCTTTCAGGAAAATCACACATGAATTATTGCTTCAAATCATCCAGCAGTTAAAAGAGCAACGAATCATCTGGTTTGATGAAAATACCCTAGGGCAAAATCGCAGAACAAGGCAGTACTTCTATGAGAACTTATCCATGATCCCTGACAAGAAGAACTATGACATATATGACGTCATCGGTGGGCGCTTTATTGGGACCTTGGATGAGGCATTTGTGGTCAACTTCGCATCTCCTGGAGCGACCTTCATCACGAAGGGGGATATGTGGCGGGTAGTTGAGATGGCTGAAGATCAGATAAAAGTGGAGCCAGTTGAAGACCCAAGCGGAGAAATTCCTTCTTGGATCGGAGAGGAAATTCCCGTCCCTTATGAGGTGGCGCAAGAGGTTGGACGCATCCGAGCTAGAGTGGCTTCAATGCTAGAAAAGAAAGAGGATGCAGCCGAGGAACTCATGAAGACTTATCCCACTGATGCCAGCACTGCCAAAAAGCTGATAAAACTCGTCCAAGAACAAACCGAGGGCAACTACCCGATTCCGACGGATAGTTGTGCTGTCATCGAATGTGAAAACAGAACGATAATAATAAACGCCTGTTTTGGGCATAAGGTGAACGAGACGCTGGGGCGAGTGATCGTCTCATTGCTAACCGCACGCTTTGGCAGCAGCGTGGCAATGGAAATCGATCCCTACAGAATTGAACTCGAGTTGCCAAGAAAACTTTCCGCAGGACAGATAAAGGAGCTGATACTGGACATAAAGCCAGAGTATATCGAGCCAATCATCGAAATGACACTTAAGAGCACCGCGCTTTTCAAGTGGAAGATGGTCCATGTCGCAAGAAAATTCGGAGTTTTTAGCCGCGATACAGATTACCGGTTCGTTGACGACAAACTGCTTGATGTTTTCACTGACACCCCCCTATATGATGCAACGATGAGGGAGATCTTCCTAGACAAATTAAACATTCCCAAGACAGAGGGTGTCCTAGAAAAAATGCTTTCTGGAGAGATTGAGCTTGTTACATCTGGAGTTAGCCCGATTGGACTTGCAGGCCGAGAATCCAGCAAGGAACTGATAGCTCCTGAAAAAGCGGATGGATCGATTTTACTTGCGCTAAAGGAGCGGATCATGAACGATAGGATCATACTTTTCTGCGTAAACTGTAAAAAATGGCTTTCTCAACGTAAGGTCAAACAAGTACCTGAAAGGCCGGAATGCCCACTCTGTAACTCAAGGATGATAGCTGCACTAAAACCTTGGGAGAAAGAAGAAATAAAAATCACCAAGCGCCCTGATAAACTTAGATCCGAAGAGGATAAAAAACGGGTCCAGAGAGTGTATGGGAATGCAAATCTCGTCCTATCCCATGGAAAAACTGCGGTCATTGCATTAGCAAGCAGGGGGCTCGGACCCAAGAGCGCATCTAGGGTGATCCGCAGATTAAGGGATGAGGAAGATTTTTACAGAGAGATTCTGATGGCAGAAAGAGAATACACTAAAACCAAGAGGTTCTGGCACGATTAA
- a CDS encoding DNA-directed RNA polymerase subunit P, translated as MSYKCARCKREVEVDQEYGGIRCPYCGHRVLLKERPTVIKRVKAR; from the coding sequence GTGTCCTACAAATGCGCTAGATGCAAGCGGGAGGTAGAAGTTGACCAGGAGTATGGCGGAATTAGGTGCCCCTATTGTGGACATCGGGTGCTTTTAAAAGAGCGCCCCACAGTAATCAAGCGAGTTAAAGCTAGATGA
- the rrp42 gene encoding exosome complex protein Rrp42, protein MSDDIIAEIKRDYIYNLAKKGKRVDGRAFDEYRQIGVETRIIDNAEGSAKVKIGNTQVVVGVKIQPGKPFPDTPDQGAIITNAEFAPIASPSFEPGPPDENATELARVVDRGVRESGAIDLTKLCITEGEDIWTVFIDVYVLDHDGNLMDASALGAIAALLNTKLPNVRYGLGEEDVPLPINDLPVAITAADIDGEIILDPSLDEELIASTLITIITGKDGSLAGIQKSGMGPLTFDQIFHITDLVYKKAKDIREKYLEIVDDQSREEGKKD, encoded by the coding sequence ATGTCTGATGATATCATTGCAGAGATTAAGAGGGATTATATTTACAATCTTGCCAAGAAGGGCAAGCGAGTGGATGGGAGAGCCTTTGACGAATATCGCCAAATAGGGGTTGAGACTAGGATTATAGATAATGCAGAAGGCTCAGCAAAAGTCAAAATAGGGAATACCCAGGTCGTCGTGGGCGTAAAGATACAGCCTGGCAAACCTTTCCCGGATACACCCGATCAAGGTGCAATCATCACGAATGCTGAGTTCGCTCCGATCGCATCGCCCTCCTTCGAGCCAGGTCCTCCGGATGAGAACGCTACGGAATTAGCAAGAGTTGTGGATCGTGGTGTGAGAGAATCAGGGGCGATAGATTTGACAAAGCTGTGCATTACTGAGGGCGAGGATATTTGGACGGTCTTCATTGATGTCTACGTGCTTGACCATGATGGAAATCTTATGGATGCATCAGCATTGGGTGCCATTGCTGCTTTGTTAAATACAAAACTTCCAAATGTGAGGTACGGGTTAGGTGAGGAAGATGTTCCGTTACCAATAAATGATCTTCCAGTCGCTATCACAGCTGCGGATATAGATGGGGAAATCATACTCGACCCGAGTTTGGATGAAGAATTAATCGCATCCACTCTGATCACGATCATAACAGGCAAGGACGGCTCCTTAGCTGGAATACAAAAAAGCGGAATGGGACCTCTAACATTTGATCAGATCTTTCATATTACAGATCTTGTGTATAAAAAGGCAAAAGATATAAGGGAGAAATACTTGGAGATAGTTGATGACCAGAGCCGGGAAGAAGGGAAAAAAGACTAG
- the mptA gene encoding GTP cyclohydrolase MptA: MVLPDIQANRPEVLINLTRVGVTGVKKLVEVARKEKRSIILLSTFDIFVDLPPDRKGANLSRNFEAIDEVLEEATSSPVYDTEELCVVIARNLLNRHEYASRAEIKMRSEYIVKRKTPATNVRCQEVVDIFAGAIATRSDRKIRKTVGVEVVGMTTCPCVQEIMREKARDEMEKLGIPPEKIESFLDKVPMATHNQRGRGFISIEVHDSYEVRLERLMDIIESSMSSQIYELLKRSDETFIVETAHRNPRFVEDCVRIMAQKIVQEFKDLPDDSLVTIRQTNEESIHQHNAFAERIATLKELRYELSV, from the coding sequence GTGGTTTTACCAGACATACAAGCAAATAGGCCAGAAGTCTTAATAAACCTAACAAGGGTAGGCGTTACAGGAGTTAAAAAACTTGTAGAAGTCGCTCGAAAAGAAAAGAGATCGATCATCCTCCTCTCAACGTTTGACATCTTCGTTGATTTGCCGCCTGATAGGAAGGGCGCCAATTTATCACGCAACTTTGAGGCGATCGATGAGGTGCTCGAGGAGGCAACTTCCTCGCCAGTCTACGATACAGAAGAACTCTGTGTTGTAATTGCACGGAATCTTTTAAATCGGCATGAATATGCTTCTCGGGCAGAGATAAAGATGCGCAGTGAATATATAGTGAAACGAAAGACACCTGCTACAAATGTTAGGTGCCAAGAGGTCGTAGACATTTTTGCAGGGGCCATTGCTACTAGATCGGACAGGAAGATCAGAAAGACCGTCGGCGTGGAAGTGGTTGGTATGACCACATGCCCTTGCGTGCAGGAAATCATGCGTGAGAAGGCCCGAGATGAGATGGAGAAGTTGGGCATTCCCCCTGAGAAAATCGAATCCTTCCTCGATAAAGTGCCCATGGCCACCCATAACCAGCGAGGGCGCGGGTTTATTTCCATTGAAGTACACGATAGTTATGAAGTTCGGCTTGAGAGACTGATGGACATTATCGAGAGTTCGATGAGCTCTCAAATCTACGAATTGCTGAAAAGATCGGATGAAACCTTCATAGTAGAGACCGCGCACAGAAATCCAAGATTTGTGGAGGATTGCGTGAGAATCATGGCACAAAAGATCGTTCAAGAATTCAAGGATTTGCCAGATGACTCCCTTGTGACCATCAGACAGACGAACGAGGAAAGCATCCATCAACACAATGCGTTCGCAGAGAGGATTGCCACGTTGAAAGAGCTTAGATACGAGCTTTCTGTTTAA
- the rrp4 gene encoding exosome complex RNA-binding protein Rrp4, whose translation MKLVIPGDLLSDDVKRAGEGTYVAGGEVHASVYGILDQKELRVIPLSGKYMPHTGDNVIGKVVDISFSNWVVDINSPYEALLHISEHPDRIYPFDMGQHLDIGDLFIAKVKDVDATMRVDLTVETFNPLRSGRIIQISHTRIPRVIGRGGSMINLLKKELDCNIFIGQNGRIWVNGKEDDMDLAIQTLLKIERESHTAGLTDIVRDMIKTAKRERKEGRNRV comes from the coding sequence ATGAAACTGGTTATTCCCGGTGACTTACTTTCTGATGATGTCAAGCGGGCAGGGGAGGGCACATATGTTGCAGGTGGAGAGGTACATGCATCGGTATATGGAATCTTAGATCAAAAAGAGCTCAGGGTTATTCCCCTATCTGGAAAGTATATGCCACATACTGGCGATAATGTGATCGGAAAAGTGGTTGACATCAGCTTTTCAAACTGGGTCGTCGACATCAATTCGCCTTATGAAGCGCTTCTGCACATATCAGAGCATCCGGATCGCATATATCCGTTTGATATGGGTCAGCATCTTGATATAGGTGATTTGTTCATTGCAAAGGTAAAAGATGTAGATGCTACCATGAGGGTAGACCTCACGGTGGAAACGTTCAATCCACTACGAAGTGGTAGGATAATCCAGATCTCTCATACCCGGATACCTCGGGTGATAGGGCGAGGGGGCTCCATGATTAATTTGCTGAAAAAGGAGCTGGATTGTAACATATTTATCGGTCAAAACGGTCGTATTTGGGTCAATGGTAAAGAGGATGATATGGATCTAGCTATCCAGACTTTGTTAAAAATAGAGCGAGAATCGCATACGGCTGGACTAACAGATATAGTTAGGGATATGATAAAAACAGCGAAAAGAGAAAGGAAGGAAGGGAGAAATAGAGTATGA